A single genomic interval of Phocoenobacter uteri harbors:
- the metN gene encoding methionine ABC transporter ATP-binding protein MetN has product MITLENVSKEFEVKGKTIKTIKALNDVTLNVPKGTIYGVIGSSGAGKSTLIRCVNLLERPTCGKVVIGDKELTQLKERELILARRKIAMIFQHFNLLSSRTVFENVALPLELSHLSKDQIKNKVNDLLELVGLADKKEAYPSNLSGGQKQRVAIARALANDPEVLLCDEATSALDPATTQSILELLKEINTRLGLTILLITHEMEVVKRICDRVAVIDKGELIETGTVSEVFSNPKTALAKRFIASTFHNELPQEYLDRLHPNPDDKSEPIIRFEFTGKSIDAPLLSQASKQFGIDFSILMSQIDYAGGVKFGFVIAEVVGEHEKILQAKEFLREHKVKVEVLGYVE; this is encoded by the coding sequence ATGATAACACTGGAAAATGTCAGCAAAGAATTTGAGGTCAAAGGAAAAACCATAAAAACCATAAAAGCCTTAAATGATGTCACGCTGAATGTCCCAAAAGGCACGATTTATGGCGTGATTGGTTCATCAGGTGCGGGGAAAAGTACCCTTATTCGTTGCGTAAACTTATTAGAGCGTCCAACTTGTGGCAAGGTTGTGATTGGCGATAAAGAATTAACCCAATTAAAAGAAAGAGAGCTGATTTTAGCTCGCCGTAAAATTGCGATGATTTTTCAACACTTTAATTTATTGTCATCTCGTACCGTGTTTGAAAACGTGGCATTGCCGTTGGAATTAAGTCATCTTTCAAAAGATCAGATTAAAAATAAAGTAAACGATCTGTTGGAATTAGTGGGCTTGGCGGATAAAAAAGAGGCGTATCCAAGCAATTTATCGGGTGGGCAAAAACAACGTGTCGCGATTGCTCGTGCGTTAGCTAATGATCCAGAAGTTTTATTATGTGATGAGGCAACCAGTGCGTTAGATCCAGCCACGACACAATCCATTTTAGAATTATTAAAAGAGATCAACACACGTTTAGGGCTAACCATTTTATTGATTACCCACGAAATGGAAGTGGTAAAACGTATTTGTGATCGTGTGGCGGTGATTGATAAAGGCGAATTGATTGAAACAGGCACAGTAAGTGAAGTGTTCTCTAATCCAAAAACGGCATTGGCAAAACGCTTTATTGCTTCAACCTTTCATAATGAATTGCCACAGGAATATTTGGACAGATTACACCCAAACCCTGATGATAAATCAGAACCGATTATTCGTTTTGAATTTACAGGGAAATCCATTGATGCACCGTTGCTTTCACAAGCCTCTAAACAATTTGGGATCGATTTTAGTATCTTAATGTCACAAATTGATTACGCTGGTGGGGTGAAATTTGGTTTTGTGATTGCCGAAGTTGTGGGCGAACACGAGAAAATTTTACAAGCAAAAGAATTTTTAAGAGAACATAAAGTCAAAGTTGAGGTACTCGGTTATGTGGAATGA
- a CDS encoding methionine ABC transporter permease, with the protein MWNDFLNELTPKMWELVASSTFETIYMGFVSTAIAIIVGLPLGFLAFLTGKEQILENALLNKVLDVVINIGRSIPFIILLVVLLPFTRWVVHTTLGTTAAIVPLSVAAIPFFARLTANSLLEVPAGLTEAAKSMGATNWQVVTKFYLPESLPSLINGVTLTLVSLIGYSAMAGAVGGGGLGNLAISYGEHRNMIYVKWLATIIIVLIVMISQKLGDRLAEKVDHR; encoded by the coding sequence ATGTGGAATGATTTTTTAAATGAATTAACCCCAAAAATGTGGGAATTAGTGGCAAGCTCAACTTTTGAAACCATTTATATGGGCTTTGTTTCAACGGCAATCGCGATTATTGTGGGCTTACCACTGGGATTTTTAGCTTTTTTAACGGGCAAAGAACAGATTTTAGAAAATGCACTGTTAAACAAAGTGCTTGATGTGGTTATCAATATTGGGCGTTCAATTCCGTTTATTATTTTACTTGTCGTCTTGTTGCCTTTTACTCGCTGGGTGGTTCACACCACGCTTGGCACAACGGCAGCAATCGTGCCACTGAGTGTGGCAGCCATTCCATTTTTTGCACGCTTAACGGCTAATTCATTATTAGAAGTGCCAGCAGGCTTAACGGAAGCCGCAAAATCAATGGGGGCAACAAATTGGCAAGTGGTAACAAAATTCTATTTACCAGAATCATTGCCAAGTTTAATCAATGGCGTGACCTTAACCTTAGTGTCGTTAATTGGTTATTCTGCAATGGCTGGGGCTGTGGGCGGTGGTGGCTTAGGCAACCTTGCTATCAGCTACGGAGAGCATAGAAATATGATCTACGTAAAATGGCTGGCGACCATCATTATCGTGTTAATCGTAATGATCAGTCAAAAACTCGGCGATCGTTTAGCTGAAAAAGTCGATCATCGCTAA